In Bacillus sp. Cs-700, one genomic interval encodes:
- a CDS encoding AraC family transcriptional regulator translates to MEEKPSQYGTYGYRFSDPVLQNLAQIWSLGWDEQTTTLYDWDGKNRLDTGKFIFQYTISGKGCIDIEGERHELIPGQAFIVNIPGNYRYYLPEDSERWEFIYLTLYGDVVQKYWEDIQKDIGHIIHFQPDSDPVLYLLNLLNMASNRQISNAHQASGYAYQFTMMLFTYCSNLEKRLSDWPEAIVEASMYAMNHYSEEIGPDEMAASSGMSRYHFTRQFKEYTNQTPIQYLTDIRIKKAKELLVNTKYSSEDIALLIGYKNANYFNKVFKKVTGTSPGKYRTTLLLQK, encoded by the coding sequence ATGGAAGAAAAGCCATCACAATATGGGACTTACGGATATCGTTTCTCAGATCCGGTGCTTCAAAACCTTGCGCAAATCTGGTCACTGGGGTGGGATGAACAAACGACGACGCTGTATGACTGGGATGGGAAAAACCGGCTGGATACAGGAAAATTTATTTTTCAATACACCATTTCGGGAAAGGGATGTATCGATATTGAGGGCGAACGTCATGAACTAATCCCAGGGCAAGCATTTATCGTCAATATTCCTGGCAACTATCGATACTATCTACCTGAAGACAGCGAACGCTGGGAATTTATTTACTTAACGTTATACGGGGATGTTGTCCAAAAATATTGGGAAGACATCCAAAAAGACATTGGGCATATCATTCATTTCCAACCTGACTCCGATCCGGTTCTTTACTTATTGAACTTGTTAAACATGGCCTCAAACCGTCAAATTTCGAACGCGCATCAAGCATCTGGTTATGCCTATCAATTTACGATGATGCTCTTTACGTATTGTTCGAATCTTGAAAAGCGGCTCTCCGATTGGCCAGAGGCTATTGTTGAAGCGTCGATGTATGCGATGAATCATTACAGCGAAGAAATTGGTCCAGATGAAATGGCCGCTTCTTCTGGTATGTCCCGTTATCATTTCACGAGACAATTCAAAGAATATACGAACCAAACGCCCATTCAGTATTTAACGGATATTCGGATTAAAAAAGCAAAAGAACTTCTAGTGAACACCAAATATTCATCAGAAGATATTGCGCTACTTATTGGGTACAAAAACGCCAACTACTTTAATAAAGTGTTTAAAAAAGTGACAGGCACCTCACCTGGAAAGTATCGGACAACGTTGTTGCTCCAGAAGTAA
- a CDS encoding alpha/beta fold hydrolase, producing MEKYAIQQGAEPFYFEGNKVGVLVLHGFTGSTQSMRYLGEQIASEGYTVCGPRLKGHGTHYEDMEQSTYEEWIQSVEEGYQWLNERCDTLFITGLSMGGTLTLYLASKHPEVKGIMPINAAIDMPDLEQMRGKTEPRFLDAIGSDIKAEGVDELAYEKTPTKSIQEILKLVEITRKDLSNIEMPALIFKSIEDHVVPPENSTTIYEEIASMNKEVIDLNDSYHVATLDHDKEFIAEKCKAFIKGIIA from the coding sequence ATGGAAAAATACGCTATTCAACAAGGAGCAGAGCCATTTTATTTTGAAGGAAATAAGGTAGGCGTTTTGGTTCTTCATGGTTTTACAGGTTCAACGCAAAGCATGCGTTATCTAGGGGAGCAAATCGCTTCGGAAGGTTATACGGTTTGTGGTCCAAGATTAAAAGGGCACGGAACACATTATGAGGATATGGAACAGAGTACATATGAAGAGTGGATTCAGTCCGTTGAAGAGGGCTACCAATGGTTGAATGAACGGTGTGATACGCTCTTCATCACTGGGTTATCAATGGGCGGTACGCTAACGCTTTATTTAGCTAGCAAACACCCAGAAGTAAAAGGCATTATGCCAATTAATGCCGCGATTGATATGCCAGATCTTGAACAAATGAGAGGGAAAACAGAGCCTCGCTTCCTAGATGCGATTGGATCAGATATTAAAGCAGAAGGCGTCGACGAACTTGCTTATGAGAAAACGCCGACAAAGTCGATTCAAGAGATTTTGAAGCTAGTAGAGATAACAAGAAAGGATCTTTCAAACATTGAGATGCCAGCGTTAATCTTTAAATCAATCGAGGATCATGTTGTACCGCCAGAAAATTCAACTACTATTTATGAAGAAATTGCTTCAATGAATAAAGAAGTGATTGATTTGAATGATAGCTATCACGTGGCAACGCTTGATCATGATAAAGAATTCATTGCAGAGAAATGTAAGGCATTTATAAAAGGAATCATAGCTTAG
- a CDS encoding galactokinase, with protein sequence MKELKQTFNEQFGEEGEKALFFAPGRVNLIGEHTDYNGGHVFPCALSVGTYAVARKREDQKIRFYSMNFPNQGIIETSVDSLLYKEQDDWANYPKGVIALFQKAGYTIPSGLDLAFYGNIPNGAGLSSSASIELVTSVVLRDLFGLSVGMVEMVKLSQRAENEFVGVNCGIMDQFAIGMGEKDHAILLNCDTLHYKQTPIKLESHALIIANTNKRRGLADSKYNERRNQCEEALKALQQVLPIDTLGDVTEEQFNTYQHVIRDEETRKRARHAVYENRRTMKAVDFLNEGNVEAFGQLMNESHVSLRDDYEVTGKELDTMVEAAWEEGAVGSRMTGAGFGGCTISIVKKGHIQSFITLVGETYTKKTGLEADFYVVEIGDGAHKVEDFA encoded by the coding sequence ATGAAAGAACTGAAACAGACATTTAACGAACAGTTTGGAGAAGAAGGAGAAAAAGCGCTCTTTTTTGCACCGGGGCGAGTGAATTTGATTGGTGAACATACGGATTATAATGGCGGGCATGTCTTTCCTTGTGCGTTAAGTGTTGGCACGTATGCCGTGGCACGAAAGCGAGAGGATCAGAAAATCCGGTTCTATTCGATGAATTTTCCTAATCAGGGAATCATTGAAACATCAGTAGACTCCCTTTTGTATAAGGAGCAAGATGATTGGGCCAATTATCCGAAAGGTGTAATTGCTCTTTTTCAGAAGGCAGGTTATACGATTCCAAGCGGACTAGATCTTGCATTCTATGGCAATATTCCTAATGGAGCGGGACTATCTTCATCAGCATCGATTGAGCTAGTCACATCGGTTGTTCTAAGAGATCTTTTTGGTCTTTCCGTTGGTATGGTTGAAATGGTGAAGCTTTCTCAACGAGCAGAGAATGAATTTGTAGGTGTGAACTGCGGCATTATGGACCAGTTTGCGATTGGCATGGGGGAAAAAGATCATGCCATTTTACTTAACTGTGACACGCTTCATTATAAGCAAACGCCGATTAAGTTAGAGAGCCATGCGTTGATTATTGCGAATACAAACAAGCGAAGAGGGCTAGCGGATTCCAAATACAATGAACGCAGGAATCAGTGCGAAGAGGCTCTTAAAGCCTTGCAGCAAGTGCTTCCGATTGACACGTTAGGTGATGTGACGGAAGAGCAGTTCAATACTTATCAGCATGTAATTCGAGATGAGGAAACGAGGAAACGTGCTCGTCATGCAGTTTATGAAAATCGTCGCACAATGAAAGCAGTAGATTTTCTAAATGAAGGAAATGTTGAAGCTTTTGGTCAGCTAATGAATGAATCTCATGTTTCACTGCGTGACGATTATGAAGTAACCGGCAAAGAATTAGATACGATGGTAGAAGCCGCCTGGGAAGAAGGAGCTGTGGGGTCAAGAATGACTGGCGCTGGCTTTGGAGGTTGTACGATTAGTATCGTGAAAAAAGGTCACATCCAGTCTTTTATTACTCTTGTTGGAGAGACATACACAAAGAAAACCGGTCTTGAAGCGGATTTCTATGTCGTTGAAATAGGCGATGGTGCTCATAAGGTGGAGGACTTTGCATGA
- a CDS encoding GNAT family N-acetyltransferase produces the protein MEVRQLTANDAEAYWELRLEALKKNPEAFASSYEEAILKDDPIKSTARNMESGATFGAFDNEALIGVITFVRGSGIKVRHKADLFAVYVTPAYRGKGAGRALLSRVIDYAKNQDALIKLSVSVVSTNERAKHLYKSFGFKTVYIEEKALYVKGQFLNEEHMVQYF, from the coding sequence ATGGAAGTAAGACAGTTAACAGCAAATGATGCAGAAGCTTATTGGGAGCTTCGGTTAGAAGCATTAAAGAAAAATCCTGAAGCGTTTGCGTCGAGTTACGAAGAGGCGATCTTAAAGGATGACCCGATCAAAAGCACAGCGAGAAACATGGAGTCAGGCGCTACTTTTGGCGCTTTTGATAATGAAGCGTTAATCGGTGTCATTACGTTCGTCAGAGGTTCTGGGATAAAGGTCCGGCACAAAGCGGATTTGTTTGCTGTCTACGTTACCCCAGCATATCGTGGCAAAGGTGCAGGAAGAGCGCTTCTATCTCGCGTCATTGATTATGCAAAGAACCAGGATGCGCTGATTAAATTAAGTGTATCCGTCGTATCAACGAATGAACGAGCAAAGCACCTCTACAAGAGCTTTGGTTTTAAAACCGTTTATATTGAAGAGAAAGCTCTCTATGTGAAGGGTCAGTTTCTAAACGAAGAGCATATGGTTCAATATTTCTAA
- the galT gene encoding UDP-glucose--hexose-1-phosphate uridylyltransferase, with product MIYLEIERLIQYGLQKQMISEYDVDYVRNSLFHLFELDGTESLPSPPEEQIDTPTSILEKMLDYAVVEGLMEENTITERDLFDPKIMNTFVPRPSEIVRAFYDRYKHSPIAATDFFYQLSKDSDYIRTNRIRKNVHWYSETEYGDLEITINLSKPEKDPKAIAAAKANTSSSYPKCLLCKENVGYGGRLDHPARDQHRIIPVNLEGEKWYLQYSPYVYYNEHAIILSEHHRPMTISKDGFDRLLHFTEQFPHYFIGSNADLPIVGGSILSHDHFQGGHHEFPMAKAEIQEEVQLERYAGVTVGIVNWPMSVIRLRGKDRKRITELASEILTLWRGYSDPEVDLIAESNGEPHNTITPIARKRDDQFELDLVLRNNRTNEAHPMGIFHPHEEVHHIKKENIGLIEVMGLAVLPGRLVDEMDILATYIEKEQLDEAQQDERIAKHVPWAKKIVEQHSTMEKEQIQNVLRDEIGLRFSTVLEHAGVFKRDEAGQTAFRRFLKQMN from the coding sequence ATGATTTATTTAGAAATCGAACGACTTATTCAATATGGATTGCAAAAGCAAATGATCTCAGAATATGATGTTGATTACGTTCGAAACTCTCTTTTTCACCTTTTTGAGCTCGATGGAACAGAATCATTGCCTTCACCTCCAGAAGAGCAAATCGACACGCCAACGTCTATTCTTGAAAAGATGCTTGATTATGCTGTTGTAGAGGGATTAATGGAAGAAAACACGATAACAGAGCGCGATTTGTTTGATCCAAAGATTATGAATACATTCGTTCCGCGACCGTCCGAAATCGTCCGTGCGTTTTACGATCGCTATAAGCATAGCCCAATCGCGGCTACTGACTTCTTCTATCAGCTATCAAAGGATTCGGATTACATTCGAACGAATCGCATCAGGAAAAACGTACACTGGTATAGTGAAACAGAATATGGTGATCTTGAAATCACGATTAATCTCTCAAAGCCTGAGAAAGATCCTAAAGCGATTGCAGCGGCGAAAGCGAATACGTCTTCTTCTTATCCAAAATGCTTGCTCTGCAAGGAAAATGTCGGGTATGGCGGAAGACTTGATCATCCAGCACGCGATCAACATCGGATTATTCCAGTTAACCTTGAAGGAGAGAAGTGGTACCTGCAATACTCTCCATATGTTTACTACAATGAGCATGCGATTATTTTATCTGAACACCATCGCCCGATGACCATTTCGAAAGACGGGTTTGATCGACTGCTTCACTTTACCGAACAGTTTCCACATTATTTTATCGGTAGCAATGCAGATCTTCCAATTGTCGGAGGATCGATTTTAAGTCATGATCATTTCCAGGGAGGACATCATGAATTTCCGATGGCGAAAGCTGAGATCCAAGAGGAAGTTCAGCTCGAGAGATATGCCGGGGTAACGGTTGGGATCGTGAATTGGCCAATGTCCGTCATTCGGTTACGAGGAAAGGACCGGAAGCGGATAACTGAACTTGCGAGTGAGATTCTAACTTTGTGGCGAGGTTATAGCGATCCTGAAGTTGATCTAATAGCCGAATCAAACGGTGAACCTCATAATACGATTACACCGATCGCAAGAAAACGTGATGACCAGTTTGAACTTGATCTCGTATTACGAAATAACAGAACGAACGAGGCGCACCCGATGGGCATCTTCCATCCGCATGAAGAAGTGCACCATATTAAGAAAGAGAACATTGGTTTAATCGAAGTGATGGGACTTGCCGTTCTACCTGGAAGACTTGTTGATGAAATGGACATTCTTGCGACTTATATCGAAAAAGAACAGCTTGACGAGGCACAACAGGATGAACGGATTGCAAAACATGTCCCCTGGGCGAAAAAGATCGTTGAACAACACAGTACAATGGAAAAGGAACAGATCCAAAACGTACTGAGAGATGAAATTGGTTTGAGGTTTTCGACGGTTTTAGAACATGCGGGAGTGTTTAAACGAGATGAAGCGGGACAAACGGCGTTTCGACGCTTTTTAAAACAAATGAATTAA
- a CDS encoding alpha-galactosidase, with translation MPVFINEENLQFHLQGKELSYVFHVMKNGQLGQLYFGKKLRDRADFSHLSKKEARVASSYVYEDDPTFSLDLIKQEYPGYGTSDYREPAFQIEHPDGSRISNFTYQSYELVKGKPSLSGLPATYVEDESEADTLVIHLHDSSMNLSLSLMYSVYHERNVMIRSAAFTNKGDRDHVIKRAHSASVDFPDADFGMMQLSGSWSRERHVHERQLSPGLQSIQSTRGTSSAQHNPFLALKRPMTTEHAGEVYGFSFVYSGNFQAQVEVDHYETARVTMGINPFDFSWVLQSGETFQTPEVVMAYSKHGLNDLSQTYHDLYRSRLARGKWRDAERPVLLNNWEATYFDFNEEKLLSIAKQAKETGVELFVLDDGWFGKRNDDRSSLGDWFVDSTKLPKGLSSLASKMSDLGLLFGLWFEPEMVSKESELYKKHPEWVIQVPGRSKSVGRHQLVLDFSNPKVVDYIYEQMATILKEANIDYVKWDMNRYMTEIGSLSLMKNQQAEVPHRYILGVYALYERLIESFPHVLFESCASGGARFDPGMLYYAPQAWTSDDTDAVERLSIQYGTSMVYPISSMGAHVSAVPNHQVKRITSLETRANVAYFGAFGYELDVTKMSDAELTTMTEQINWYKENRALLQYGTFYRLISPFDGKGNVTSWMSVSADRKKAIVGYYQVLAEANPSFKRLYVKGLDPEKEYEVSGYERTYYGDELMSAGIQLPGEYDGSQTGGLEESGDFSSYVFVISEHNDRGEAR, from the coding sequence ATGCCAGTATTTATTAATGAAGAAAATCTTCAGTTTCATCTGCAAGGAAAAGAGCTCAGCTATGTGTTTCACGTAATGAAAAATGGTCAGCTTGGTCAGCTTTATTTTGGAAAAAAGTTACGTGACCGAGCTGATTTTAGTCATCTATCAAAAAAAGAGGCGAGAGTGGCGTCTTCGTATGTGTATGAAGATGACCCAACTTTTTCACTAGATTTAATCAAACAGGAATATCCGGGGTACGGCACGTCAGACTATCGAGAGCCTGCTTTTCAAATCGAGCATCCGGATGGAAGCCGCATTTCAAATTTTACTTATCAATCGTATGAACTTGTGAAAGGAAAGCCAAGTCTATCAGGTTTACCTGCCACATATGTAGAAGATGAATCAGAAGCAGATACGTTAGTGATCCATTTGCATGATTCGTCTATGAATCTCTCACTTTCTTTAATGTACTCGGTGTATCACGAGCGGAATGTCATGATTCGTTCGGCTGCATTTACGAATAAAGGTGATCGTGATCATGTGATCAAGCGAGCACACAGTGCTTCTGTGGATTTTCCGGATGCAGATTTTGGTATGATGCAGCTTTCAGGTTCGTGGTCGAGAGAGCGACACGTTCATGAACGACAACTTAGCCCAGGTTTGCAAAGCATTCAAAGTACACGTGGAACGAGCAGTGCACAGCACAACCCGTTTCTTGCTTTAAAAAGACCGATGACAACAGAACATGCGGGAGAAGTTTATGGCTTTAGCTTCGTTTATAGCGGGAATTTCCAGGCGCAGGTTGAGGTTGATCATTACGAGACAGCGAGAGTGACGATGGGAATTAATCCATTTGATTTTTCTTGGGTGCTCCAAAGTGGTGAAACATTTCAAACACCAGAAGTTGTGATGGCATATTCAAAACATGGGTTAAATGATCTCAGCCAAACGTATCATGATCTTTATCGCTCTCGTCTTGCTCGAGGAAAGTGGCGTGATGCTGAACGCCCGGTGTTACTAAACAACTGGGAGGCCACGTATTTCGATTTTAATGAGGAAAAATTATTGAGCATTGCGAAACAAGCAAAGGAAACTGGTGTCGAGCTGTTTGTGTTAGATGATGGATGGTTCGGGAAACGAAATGACGATCGGAGTTCTCTCGGTGACTGGTTTGTGGATTCAACGAAGCTCCCAAAAGGGCTATCAAGTCTCGCGTCTAAAATGAGTGATCTGGGATTATTGTTCGGGCTCTGGTTTGAACCTGAAATGGTATCGAAAGAGAGCGAACTGTACAAAAAGCATCCAGAGTGGGTCATTCAAGTGCCTGGAAGATCAAAATCGGTTGGGCGCCATCAGCTTGTGCTTGATTTTTCCAATCCCAAAGTTGTCGATTATATCTATGAGCAGATGGCAACGATTTTAAAAGAAGCAAACATTGATTATGTGAAATGGGATATGAATCGCTATATGACGGAAATCGGCTCCCTTTCTTTGATGAAAAATCAGCAGGCAGAAGTACCGCACCGGTATATTTTAGGCGTATATGCGTTGTATGAACGCTTAATTGAATCCTTCCCACATGTGCTGTTTGAATCGTGTGCCAGTGGTGGAGCGAGGTTTGATCCAGGAATGCTTTATTATGCTCCGCAGGCGTGGACGAGTGATGATACAGATGCTGTTGAACGATTGAGCATTCAATACGGAACGTCTATGGTTTATCCTATCAGCAGTATGGGGGCGCATGTTTCAGCTGTTCCGAATCATCAAGTAAAGCGGATTACGTCGCTAGAGACAAGGGCAAATGTGGCTTATTTTGGTGCCTTTGGCTATGAGCTTGACGTCACGAAGATGAGTGATGCTGAGCTTACTACAATGACTGAGCAAATCAACTGGTATAAAGAAAACCGTGCGCTTCTTCAATATGGAACATTTTACCGCTTAATCAGTCCATTCGATGGAAAAGGCAATGTGACAAGCTGGATGAGTGTGTCAGCTGATCGAAAGAAAGCGATCGTTGGGTATTATCAAGTGCTAGCTGAGGCCAATCCATCGTTTAAGCGATTGTATGTAAAAGGACTCGATCCGGAAAAAGAATATGAAGTAAGTGGCTATGAAAGAACGTATTATGGAGACGAGCTTATGAGCGCTGGTATTCAACTACCAGGCGAGTATGATGGATCACAAACAGGTGGACTAGAAGAATCAGGAGATTTTTCTTCTTATGTCTTTGTGATATCGGAGCATAACGATAGGGGAGAAGCAAGATGA
- a CDS encoding solute:sodium symporter family transporter yields the protein MSFFTVGSFLFFTGMVAVISYLVTRKEDLATQDGYFLGGRSLGAWVIAGSLMLTNLSTEQLIGLNAQGYSDTIAVMGWEVGSAISLVIVAFFLLPRYLKGGITTIPDFLEERYDFGTKQIVTILFLFGYVFNLLPPILYSGAVALNGLFNIPETLGLSRMASLYVTVFAIGIIGAIYAIFGGLKAVAVSDTINGIGLLIGGLMIPIIGLYVLGDGSVFGGFNTIVENSPEKLNSVGDENSPVPFGTMFTGMLLVNLFYWGTAQHIMQRAIAAKNLKEGQKGVLIAAFLKLLGPVFLILPGIIAFNMFGPGLEPTDAYPMLVNEVLPKPLVGFFAAVLFGAILSSFNSALNSSVTLIALNIYKPYFNPKAPDNVVVRKGKFVGIILAIFAMCIAPLIDKVPQGFFQYLQIVNGFYNVPIFTILIVGYLTKRVPSIAAKVSLFVFISVYATTQLVWDTGIHFLHILGILFVACTILMLVIGKIAPRDKEFVLEENAQVDMSPWKLLYPVGIAATVAMIVIYTLLSPIGIIS from the coding sequence ATGAGTTTCTTTACAGTCGGTTCATTTCTATTTTTTACAGGTATGGTTGCTGTTATCTCATACCTCGTTACTCGAAAAGAAGATTTAGCAACACAGGACGGTTATTTTCTAGGAGGAAGAAGTCTCGGTGCTTGGGTTATTGCTGGATCATTGATGCTGACGAATCTATCAACCGAGCAATTAATAGGTTTGAATGCACAGGGATATTCAGACACGATCGCCGTGATGGGATGGGAAGTCGGTTCTGCTATTTCCCTGGTGATTGTCGCTTTCTTCTTATTGCCTCGTTATCTTAAAGGTGGTATTACAACGATTCCTGATTTTCTAGAGGAGCGATATGATTTTGGCACGAAGCAAATTGTAACCATCCTTTTTCTTTTTGGTTATGTTTTCAACTTGCTTCCTCCTATTCTTTATTCAGGGGCCGTTGCATTAAACGGACTATTTAATATTCCAGAGACGTTAGGACTTAGTCGGATGGCTAGTCTTTATGTAACCGTTTTTGCGATTGGAATTATAGGCGCAATTTACGCAATCTTCGGTGGTTTAAAAGCCGTCGCTGTATCGGATACGATTAACGGAATCGGTCTTTTAATTGGAGGATTAATGATTCCCATTATCGGACTGTATGTACTTGGTGATGGATCGGTTTTTGGTGGGTTTAACACGATTGTGGAAAATTCTCCTGAAAAACTAAATTCCGTCGGAGATGAGAATAGTCCTGTTCCATTCGGGACAATGTTTACAGGGATGCTTCTAGTAAACTTGTTTTATTGGGGAACAGCTCAGCACATTATGCAACGTGCGATTGCTGCGAAGAATTTGAAGGAAGGGCAGAAGGGCGTATTGATTGCAGCCTTCTTGAAGCTGCTAGGACCTGTTTTTCTTATTTTACCTGGTATTATCGCCTTCAACATGTTTGGACCAGGTCTTGAGCCAACGGATGCCTATCCGATGTTAGTAAATGAAGTGTTACCAAAACCGCTCGTTGGATTTTTTGCGGCAGTGTTATTCGGGGCAATTCTATCATCGTTTAACTCTGCACTAAATTCATCCGTTACGCTAATTGCACTTAACATTTACAAGCCATATTTCAATCCGAAAGCGCCAGACAATGTGGTTGTGCGAAAAGGGAAATTTGTCGGGATTATTCTCGCAATCTTTGCGATGTGTATCGCCCCGTTGATTGATAAAGTGCCACAAGGATTCTTTCAATACTTACAAATTGTGAACGGTTTCTATAACGTACCAATCTTTACGATTCTAATCGTTGGTTATTTAACGAAACGCGTTCCTTCAATTGCAGCTAAAGTATCCCTATTCGTGTTTATCTCCGTTTATGCAACAACTCAACTTGTTTGGGATACAGGTATTCACTTCTTGCATATACTTGGGATTCTGTTTGTTGCATGTACGATTCTGATGCTTGTTATCGGGAAAATTGCACCTCGGGATAAAGAGTTTGTTCTTGAAGAAAATGCCCAAGTCGATATGTCACCGTGGAAGCTTCTATATCCGGTAGGCATTGCAGCAACTGTCGCCATGATTGTAATTTATACGTTGCTTTCGCCGATTGGCATCATTTCGTAA
- a CDS encoding YciI family protein — protein sequence MKQFLYKLTLIPELLEESSWTDKENNIVSEHFHALQLLLKNDTLIMAGRTLNNDPSAFGIVVIQVPSEDEAEALMNNDPAVREGIMTAELFPYSVALYNDTFSTR from the coding sequence ATGAAGCAATTTCTATACAAGCTTACGTTAATTCCTGAACTACTTGAAGAAAGCAGCTGGACCGACAAAGAAAACAATATCGTCTCAGAGCATTTTCACGCCCTTCAACTTCTGTTGAAAAATGATACGCTCATAATGGCAGGACGAACCCTAAACAATGACCCTTCTGCTTTTGGAATTGTTGTCATTCAAGTCCCATCTGAAGATGAAGCAGAAGCATTAATGAACAATGATCCTGCCGTACGAGAAGGAATTATGACTGCAGAGCTATTTCCTTACAGCGTTGCCCTGTATAACGATACTTTCTCAACACGTTAG
- a CDS encoding GNAT family protein yields the protein MFTYQLNEDLYLRMYTINDAEALYNLIDGSRDHLKKWLAWVDYNTDVEASRDFIQSTLKGVSETGGYPKTLGMFYKGELAGTVGFNEVNQNHQYATIGYWLSEKFQRKGIVTEACRGMIHLGFKEMGLNRIEIRAASANKKSRAIPERLGFTKEGVLRQVEIVNGEFYDHVVYSMLASEWLEKGR from the coding sequence ATGTTTACATATCAACTTAACGAGGATCTTTATTTACGTATGTATACAATTAACGATGCAGAAGCGCTTTATAACTTGATCGATGGTTCAAGAGATCACTTAAAAAAGTGGCTCGCATGGGTCGATTACAATACGGATGTTGAGGCTTCCAGGGATTTTATCCAAAGTACGTTAAAAGGAGTTAGTGAAACGGGAGGGTATCCGAAAACGCTAGGCATGTTTTATAAAGGTGAGCTTGCTGGTACGGTGGGTTTTAATGAAGTGAATCAAAACCATCAATACGCTACGATTGGCTACTGGCTTAGTGAGAAATTTCAGCGGAAGGGGATTGTGACTGAGGCGTGCCGGGGAATGATTCATTTAGGGTTTAAGGAAATGGGATTAAATCGAATTGAGATCCGTGCGGCGTCTGCCAATAAGAAAAGCCGTGCCATTCCTGAACGACTTGGGTTTACGAAAGAAGGTGTGCTTAGACAGGTGGAAATTGTAAACGGAGAATTCTATGATCACGTTGTCTATAGTATGCTGGCGAGTGAGTGGTTGGAAAAGGGTAGATAG
- a CDS encoding Fur-regulated basic protein FbpA — MSHLLKQHDPQQKQSFIQRLLDRGVYKLKDKQLYECTMEELERLLHMVELP; from the coding sequence GTGTCCCACTTATTAAAGCAACATGATCCCCAACAAAAACAATCATTCATTCAACGTTTATTAGACCGCGGTGTATATAAATTAAAAGACAAACAGCTTTATGAATGCACAATGGAAGAATTAGAACGACTTCTTCATATGGTTGAGCTACCATAA